Within the Eleginops maclovinus isolate JMC-PN-2008 ecotype Puerto Natales chromosome 5, JC_Emac_rtc_rv5, whole genome shotgun sequence genome, the region AGTAATTTTTTCCTTGTTGTCCACCCTAAGCTCATAAGTTGCACAGTAGTAGAGCCCTTCATCGGTCTCAGTGATGTTAATGATCAGCAGGTCATAGGAGTTAGAGGAAACGTTTCTCACAAAGTGGAAACGAGGAAGAGGATTCAGAAATCTTTTTTCCAGAAAATCTTTTTCCCTTGAAATTGTATTAAGGTCGAGAGAAGGCTGGTTCTCATGAGAGCAGTTCCTGTACCACACTATGTATACACCGGTTGATAACTTGCAGTCACAGTAGAGAGTGATGTTGTCTCCTGGTCTTACTGTCCTCTCCAACGCTGATCCAGAGATCCAATCATGACCGAAGGATACAActcctggaaaacaaacacaatatgctCAGTGTAAAACGTATTTCACATTCAGCAGGGTAAGACTCCTCCTAAATAACATGAGCATGTATAAGTTTCGAAAATGgaattataattaattcattaaaaaaactgtataaaaaGTTTATTCATTTACCCAAGAGGCcgaaaatgaaaatgtgcagcCTGTCCATGTGTGATGATGACCAAGAGACAGCGAAACAGGTTTTACTCACAGATATCACGTCCTGCGCAGACTTTTCCGTTAAAGGAAGTAAAGGTAGCGATTGGTTGGCCCAAGTGgaacattttttctgtttttctattgGTCTAAATACATGTGGTATTCTGCGCTTTGATGTGATCACACCATGAGATATAGGGCTAAGATAAATCTCATCTAACAGAGGTGTTACCAAAGATTTCCGTCTAGAAAAAACTTGCAGGAGTGAACCAAAGCAAAGGTTTCCAATTCTAATAAATTCTCTTATTGAGATCAATCATCAATGTCTACCAAAACCACCTACATTGTATGGCTAGCCAAAAATGTATCATAAAAGCATTTGATTTTATAGTTGCTCATCAAACTCAACCTCAACCACATTCTCTTCTTTTAAGACTTTATttagatgaaaaataagtagCATAGAAGGAATACTCTTCTGGTATTTTATTAAACCATAGTTCTCCTCTCTCTTGCCCCCATCTGTCATTATAAGTGTATTGAGGCCCTATTTTTATTCTTTACTAAATCCACATTTTCAGCATCCTTTAATCCAATCATCATCACAACTAGGTTCTAGGGGGTGGCCTGCTACCAGTTTTACACACGAGATATTTTCTAGACCTCAGTGATaagatttgtttctttttagctAATCAATTATATTAAACAGGGACCTTCAgaaataattcaatatattcaatattttacctccaataaaaataattttacaaaaaaaaaaactaagacatttttccatttgacATCTTCAATGACAATCAGAGGCCTTTACCTCCCTTCACTCGATTGgattattttgtttacttttgagACATAgtaacatcactatgtaacatttgcGCTTTAATTGACCAGCTCTCCACCACACATTGGACGTGTTAGGCAAAGGAGCGAGTCctctctaagaggttgaccaatcaaaacagagccgaccagcttaccaatcagagcagagtgggcactggtttcagacggagggtgaaaaaagatgctgaagcacaggcagtatgagaaaaatatagaCCTTTCTGATCATTAaatcatgaaaacatgtcacagtagagacacaaaataaagatatgACACTGAAAATCAGCAGTATATGTCATCTTTAAAGAATTTGGCAAAGTCATTTAGTAGTACGTCAACAGCCAATATATTTGCATTACAACAGAAGTGACCTTTACAGGCAAAGGTCACTTCTTTCCACCAACCCACTATTGCATCATTCATATTCTACTCTGATCTAGGGATCTACGTGTAAGTGGCTTTTATTCAAATACGTCTGCTGACCAAACACTGAGGCTTCACAAAACCGGGACAGACAGATGACACTATTGGGCCCACTCCAGATACACTCTGTTTGCATACTAGACAACTGGGTTTGTTGATTTACACTGCCAACATGTTGCAGATCTATTACAATAATTTTATAGACATGAAATCATAACAATATTATTTCATAGACAACTTTTATGAACCTAAAAACTGAAGCTGCAAGTGCCAGGTCGACTGCTCTGCCTGGCAGCTTGCTTTACTGACTTGGCAGTTGACTTTTGTTTACAACTGCAATAAAGGATTTGTTTGAACCTGAGGATACTTATTccttttccctttgttttaacACAATGTCCCCTGAAACACAGATATTCCTCcagtttgtaaaatgttttacaataaaGCTGATCTTTTCAAGGTAGTTATATAAAAAATTAAATTCCACCTCTGCCACtagaaaaaatgaaatcaaaaatgaaataagtaatTAAGATTTAAGAGTATCATGCAGAAAACATTGCCACAAAAAACTGATAGTTCAACTGCAGTCCAAGGGGAGTGGTAAACAGAATGGTGTGTGACAGAGCAGCGCCTGGAGACTTATTAGATGATGCTGATTAAAAGGAACAAAACCGGGACTcaaaaaataacacaacttaATTGTAAGGCGGGTTGAAAAggaatatacatatttattgacTTCTGTGCATGAATTTGGTCTGCATGATGTTGCGAATgggtgcaggtgtgtgtgtgtgtgtgtgtgtgtgtgtgtgtgtgtgtgtgtgtgtgtgtgtgtgtgtgtgtgtgtgtgtgtgtgtgtgtgtgtgtgtgtgtgtgtgtgtgtgtgtgtgtgtgtgtgtgtgtgtgtgtgtatgcttgcgtcatttgcatttgtttctgCAACTCCAACACAGGAAACAGTTTTTTCAGGTCTCAGAGGCAGTGAGAACATTTAGACATTTGTTTGAGAATAACTAAGGGCCCAGCTGTCTCCGGCTGTTCAAtacctgttcaacctgagcctgtaCCTGCAGACCATCCCAgtgctgtggaagacgtcctgcgtTGTTCCTGTCCCTCAAAAGACCACTCCTTCTGGGCTCCATGACTATCGGCCAGTAACTCTCTTATCTTatgtgatgaaggtgctggagagactggtcttgtcccatctcagaccgcaggtgagatcatttctagaccctctgcaatttgcctaTCAGCCTTACCTGGGGGTGGACGATTCCGTTATCCACTTGCTGCAGCATGCTCACTCATGCCTGGATGGATTGGGATGaactgtgagaatcaccttctttgatttctccagtgcattcaacacgatccagccacggctactgagtgacaagctgcaggctatgagggtagacgcgtccaccatctcctggattgccaactacctcacagacaggccacagtatgcccggctgggcagtgttctgtctgatgtggtggttggtagtacaggagccaCACAtgggactgtgctgtctcctttcctgttcaccttatacaccactgactttcaatacgaaaaatcatctgcttctgaacgtggccaagaccagagagacgGTCAATGacttcaggaagaagaggacatcTTCACTGCCCttgtgcattctgggagaggatgtggctgtggtggaggattaAAAGTACCTGGGAGTGCACCTTcacaacggactgaactggagggccaacactgacgctgtgcacaagaaggggatgagacGACCCTAATTCCTAAGAAAACTGAGGaccttcaacgtgtgcagcaagatgttggagatcttctaccagtctgttgtagctagtgcactcttctttgctgccgtctgctggtggggcagcatcagggccggtgacaccagcaggcTTCAAAAACTAATtcagaaagctggctctgtcatcggcatcaaactggacaattttgaggctgtggtggagaggaggactctgaaaaaattgttgtccatcatggataaccccacccaccctctccacctgcagctggacagacagtggagctccttctccaacacaCTGCTTCAGCTCTGCTGttacaaggacaggtacaggagaacattcctgcccactgcaataaccctGTACAGTAATTtgaaagggttttatttatttagttggcagctcgttccttaaaacagaagcctcagattgcttataataagagtaaatatgaaggttaaatttcaagcttgttatcgAAATAAgttaatgggattttttttatcaactaagatttgttataaaatgttttacattttaattgactgaatttatttgaaaattgggctcattaatatatttgaacatatatatttgagaagtacaataaaagacaagcaaaagtttaatttgtgggccataatgcattatacttttagaatttgcagagggctgattcaaaatggcccCTGGGCCGCATTGCCCCCCGGGCCGTAGTTCGGACACCCCTGTGCTAAAGGATATCCTTATAAATGAAGGAGTAGCAGAAGTGATGGTCAgcacatatacaaacatgtaaaaTTCAAAGTACAGCACAGGATTAATTCAATTTTATGAAACAGTCTTTATTAATCTATGGACAAGAgctgcattattttattttaacactaaaTCACTTTTATGTAGATGTGTgaactgtgtgcgtgtgtgtgtgtgtgtgtgtgtgtgtgtgtgtgtgtgtgtgtgtgtgtgtgtgtgtgtgtgtgtgtgtgtgtgtgtgtgtgtgtgtgtgtgtgtgtgtgtttgtgtgtgtgtgtgtgggtgggtgtttgtgtgtttgtttaaattgCTGTGTGTGATATGTGCATCTGCCAGTACAGCTTGTCTGTGTGTATAATACCTGAATGGATGTCTATATCCCCAATGACATACACAAGGTCAGCCCTATGCTGCACTACAGCAGCTGCTAATGTAACTTTAACTGTTCTCAAGCCTTTGCTTCCTTTCAGAGTCACTAGATGGCGGTGTGGCTGTTTATTGAGACCATTTGAGAAAAACTACCCGTTTAGTACATCCTTTATGTGGATTTACTGTGCTCTTCTCCAGTTAGCACTTTACAGGGTCGTATGCAGGCTTTggtgta harbors:
- the LOC134865102 gene encoding uncharacterized protein LOC134865102, with amino-acid sequence MDRLHIFIFGLLGVVSFGHDWISGSALERTVRPGDNITLYCDCKLSTGVYIVWYRNCSHENQPSLDLNTISREKDFLEKRFLNPLPRFHFVRNVSSNSYDLLIINITETDEGLYYCATYELRVDNKEKITSKYVYTYGNISTRIHFNSSEPDHQEFKLTQDCGVCWMLLFSLCPALAVLSSLLSSLLVYHLCKKEAKEPQTDQQTPRSRLNQDEDVCYAALEIHPTSQKPKRNTTKSSDFSTYSAINTSRM